Genomic segment of Eleutherodactylus coqui strain aEleCoq1 chromosome 1, aEleCoq1.hap1, whole genome shotgun sequence:
TAAAACAAGAGAAAAGAAATCCagtaagaaaaataataataaaaacacagcaaaaataattttgccatCCAAAGAAAGAATACAGGGCCATAATAGCACCACTTCATAAAATCACTAGAAAGTGACGGGTCCTTTAGACACTGGTCCTGTGTGAAGCCAGTCTAAGGCCTAagccccaatgtccacgggcagatttgatttgcgggtgCCCCACACGGAAGATCCGCttatcaagccgcccatagggaatcatgggcgtccgcaaataaattaaagcatgcagatttgttttgcagacctttgggtccagaaaacaaatcgcagcatgctccattttattgtggtttccacacggacggcttcctttgaagtcaatggaagccgtccgatctatGTCatgcccacagctgacactgcggacgggccgcagatcccacgggaaagcaggagattaaaaaaagaaaaaaactgtactgagTATGTCCGACGGTGCGCCATGaggatcatgcgcagtacagtgaacccggaagtggagggatccaTGCGGACGCCGTCACCAGGCAAATGCAGGTACACATGGGTCACCTGCCGCGGGCAGGTACTCATGTCCATccgatccacccatggacatgaggcctaaggcctcttcCATGCGGGctgcaaaatctcgctacaaaacgcatgtatgtgagactcatggtttccaatgggttctttcacattggaacccattggaaaccatcagcttcacatacaagcgttttgtagcgatgatttcgtagcgagattttgtagctgatgtgaacgaggcctaaaacttttttgttttatgttatgTACTTAAATCCTTTTGTATCTCTTGACTTTATATTGATGGCACTCTGGAATCaatgtaaaatatataataatagtgGATATAGACTACATGTGCTCCTTTTCAGGCTATGCAAAACAATCATCAAGTTAGAAGGCATAACTCTGCAGTACTACTTTTTCCTAGACAGACATTAATACactttatttttcaaaaatttcctGTATAACAGTTGCCAATTATATCCCCATACAATTGTGTTGTGAAATTTGATAGGGTGAATTTTGACCCCAGGAAGTATTCCAGGGCTAAAGGGGTTATCAAGCAACATGTATTTTATTCTTCTTTCCAAAGCTGCTTAGTTTGCTGTGAAAACGTAAAAGACTTAATCACGTCACCTGATCTCTCCTGTTTCAGTGGGGCCCGGTGCACCGCCACCCTTTACTTTCTGCTGCAGCAGCGTGATGTTCCAACAACAGGGACGTGACTGCTACCGTTAATCACTGGCTTAAACAAGCTGTTGATTgcttgcagtggtcacatgtccctgttgTCGGAACATTATCCTGCAACCGGGTACCAGGCACAATTGGAACGGAGATTGGGTGAGATTAAGCTGCCTTTTATGCCTTTACAGCAAGCTGAGTAGCTTTCCAAAAATTTGTTtgctggatgacccctttaagtgAACAAATGTACAAACAAGTCATAGAGCCAAAAATAATACATGGTAAAATCTGGAGGTATACTGCCACGGGCTTCTTTGATTCAACCCCATACTGGTATTCTTGATTGGTTCAAATGCTTACAGACTTTGCATTTCAGAAAATGCATTTATATTTATTAAACTTTTTGAAAAGTAATAATTTTTGCCTTTTGTTTTAGGAAGAAGCCCGGTATGTTTCTAGCCCCTTAGCAATGCTAACTGCTGCCTGCAATAAGTTTGGAGGCTCAAGTCCTATTAGGGATACTGCACCATCGTCGAAAGGTGGAGGAAAGAAGAACTACAGTCCAAGTAACGACTTTGGTGCCTCAAAACTGATGGGTGATGGATATTCCTCTGCATATTTGGGAGGAAGTAACTTAATGACACCCTGTGGGACACCCCCTGCTCCTTCAAGTTATGCAAGTGATTACGGATCCTTTTCCCATTCTTTTTCCACTTCCTCAGGGTGTCAAGAACCTAAAAGTCTATCAACAGCAGATTGTGTTCCAGGGGTATACACATCTCTAGATGTAGGACATCCTTATAGTTCTTGGTATAAAACTGGAATCCATCATCCATCAATCTCTGGTTCACCCCCTGGCACAGGAGGAGCTTGGTGGGATATGCATTCAAATAGTAATTGGCTGGGCAACCAGTCACAAACAGAAGGGCTAACTGCATCCGTGCCACCTGTGACAAGTCCTACAGGTATGAGCAACCAATATAGCTCTGAATATACCACTCTGACACCTGCAACCTATCCTGTGGGATTTCCATCTATATCTCCTTCCTCAAGTCCTTCTCCATCTGCTCATCTGCTCTCATCACCTCAACACTCCTTGGGCCCTGACATGTATAAGCCAAAACTTCTGACAGCTAGCCCATTGCTTGAGACACCAGGGCCATTAAAGCCCCAAAGAGCATCCTCCTACGGGAGCACTGGACGTCCATCATGCGACTGCCCAAACTGTCAGGAGCTCGAAAGGTTAGGAGCTTCTGCAGCAAGCCTGAAGAGAAAGCCTGTGCATAGCTGCCATATTCCGGGCTGTGGTAAAGTATATGGTAAAGCGTCGCATCTCAAGGCTCATCTCCGATGGCACACAGGAGAAAGGCCTTTTGTCTGCAACTGGCTGTTCTGTGGCAAGCGATTCACACGCAGTGATGAGCTTGAGCGCCATGTACGCACCCATACACGGGAGAAGAAATTCACATGTCCTCTCTGTGCAAAAAGATTTACACGCAGTGATCATCTAAGTAAACACCAGCGCAGTCATGTTGAGCAAAATAGCGCCAAGGAAGGCACCATCCAAGGAGATGGTGGAGGAGCAGCTGTAGAGGCCCCtggagatgaaggatctggagCAACTGAAGCATCCACTGTTGGTGGTAGCCAGGATAGGGCATCTAGTAGTCCAGGCCAAGGCGGATTACTAGAAATATGAAGAGAATAACTAAAGTGACTCTTAAGGAGCTGTCTGGTGCTTAAAAATATCCCAAGAGCTGTTGTTGCAGTACAGTGCCATCTGCTTCACCATGGTAAAGAGCCATTAAACCTGCAATGGGGCCCAGCAACCTGTCGCTGAGTATATCCTATGGCAAAGGAGCCAAGAAGCCACCAACTTATTTTAACCATGTGTTACGAGTAGGACAATGTAATAAAACCAGATTGAATCCCTTCCCTGGTTAATGGAACTCTGAACTATGGCAGTAACACACAATCTGATGAATGATCTTAACATAGAGccacccatttctttcaatgtccGTATTGTTTTATTATACTTTTCTCTGGGGCTCTGCCCTCACATTCCACAGATATGCCCTATGGAGAACTTAAGGTTCTTGTCTACCTCTTGGTGAACATGAAGGTTTCTATGCAGGTCAGTTTTTAACCCACTAGTTTCTTAGTACTATTTGATCCGAGTTGCACTTTTCAACATTGCACTAAGACCTCCTAGACATACTATTAGTGGATAAAGAGCAAACCCATGAGTATTTTTGTGATCTAGAACATAAATGGGTTTCAGCTCCTCCagttactaaaaaaaataaaaaatacagtgtatACATAATATATCTGATCATCACTCAAGATACAGAATTATGTTGTGAACCTAAGATGCTAACAGTCTATGGGCTATATATGTACTCAAGTACCTGAGTCTTGCCTCGGTGATATCACTAGTTGCTGTTGAGTTGACACATTGGggtagatttactattgaaaattcggCAAATTTAGAACGTGGCTCTGTGGAAAAGAGGCACGGCCTAAATGCAACACTATAcgccaaaaattgtaccaaatttTGCTCCAATTTTTGTTGTAAATGAAGCTAACTCATAGATGGTATAATGGTAGACTAAACAGTCTAAAGATGCGTCACATATACCATCCAGCATGAGATACTGTGATAAATATGATACAGGAACAATAAAAACAAGCGGCGCTTTGGAACCAATGTAACTTAAACGGATACACTTCTTAAACACTTCTGAGGCCACTCTCCCTGAGTGAGCTTGAGAAAGGAATGGAGACCGGTCTCTGAAACGCGCTGCATTAATTCTGTGGTATTTGCTAATAAACCTTTCCTTGAACCATACTTGTGCATCACGAGTCCATCCAATCTGAAAATTCTTCTTTGGTGCGACAGATCTGGAGACAAGGGGTGTCCTAGTGTGGGCACTGTACATCCTCTCTGAAGAAAGTGTTTTACTTACCAGGGTATCCATTTAAGTTACATTGGTTCCAGACTCGTGAGTGCTGGTTGTTTTTTGTTGTTCTAGTATCTTATTCTGGCCTAATACTCTTCCATTCCGAGGGATGAACTAGCGCCCTCCTGATGCGGATGTCCCAGGTGGAGGGGAGACTGTGGATCTACCCTATTTTTAAGGCACACTAGAATCCATGGGTTATGACTGCCCCTTTGCTTAGGGTACCATCTATACACCTAGCGAGTCTTGCCTGATAATATATTCTCTATCTCTGTATTGTTTTCATTGGGAACTATCTGCTTTTAACtgtaataaatctggtgcatttaaaGACTGTCTATCCTAAATTTGCACTGTCAAATTATTAGACAGAATAAGTAAATCTGCCCTCTTGTTCCAAATGGCAGATTGGAACAAAACCACAGACAAAACGGCGCGGCACGCTGTACTATTTTCAGTGAGAAAATGCCATGTGGCCCCAAGGATCCCATTGTATATACCTACAAGAATAATCCGTGCTGGATGAAAACGCAGTGATCTctttattaatatatataaaataacagAGGATCAATACATACAATAAAAATTATATAAGTGAGAGTCCCCTCCCCGCTCAACCCACCTCTATAATACATTTCATCACACCCCAAGTGTATCATTAAAGAAATACATTATAGCATATAAAGGGCCCAAGAAAATATAGAGAAATCTACTTTCAGTGCTATATTAGTATAAAGCTCCACAATAACCAACATTATCACCCAAGTATAAGTATAATACATGTATGTAGCCGCATAAAGTCCATAGTGCACATAGACATAAATAAGGAGAGAAACCCACCACAACTGACGCATGTTTCGCATTAGCTTCCTCTGGGGGACCCCAGAGGAAGCTACGGCAAAATGCAGGTCGGGTGTGGTGGGTTTTCTCTTCTCTTTTTATTTATATCCATGTGAACTATGCATTttatgtgactatatatatatgtattacattTATACTTAGGTGGTGTAAGTTATTGGCACTTTATTGTGGAACTTTATAATATAATActgatattatattatatatatttattatattcttGGGCATTTTATATGCTATAATGAATTTCTTGAATAATTTTATTGAAATTTACTATGTAGGTAGGTTGAGAGGGGAGTGAATACTCCTCTATatgatgtttttttaaataatttttattgtaTGTATTGATCGagtttcattttatatatatttataaagagATTGATTTTATCATTGGATTTTTGTCCAGCCTGGATTATTCTTgtaggtatatatatatgcatttttgTGCTTTTGGACTCGGTATGGATTACAGTGATCTGCTGATTTGGTATAATTAAGGATGCctgtccacagctgtgacagcgatattccgccacggggaaggagaggggagcactgacaggtctccacaatgagcctatctgatagatttcaatcccgcgagcggagaatcgctatgattctctgctcgtggacgttgggctgcgcttttcatagttagcctatggaaagcttttcatagcatgATCCACGGGCGATTTATCACAAGCGgatcatcgcccatggacaggcagcttaaGGGATCCCAATGTAGTTAATAAGGTTCTTTTGGGGCTGACTTTTTCAGTGAAATACCACATGCTGAACTTCCATCATTTTTGTTCTACAGCTCTTATGGCAGAGCTGAACATGAGGTATGTGCGcggaagtgtgaacagagccttacataGTTTTAGAAAGATTCAATATgaatttgcaaatatgtaataacATTTTAtagaataacccccccccccccccctccgtgatATGCCTGAGCCCCCAGGGGGCCTGATGTCCTTTGTCTCCTGGTGCACCACCCATTGAGTTCCTGTACCAAGCATATCGACCATCAGGTTTTTCCCAATGTTCCTAGATTCCAAACTGAAATGTATTGAAAAAGAAAAGTAGTTTTACAACTGCTAATCATATACATTTATGAAAACGAGTGCAAAATAACAATGTTGCCTTTCACCTAAGGCCTTAGTAGCCAATCCAACTCTTTTATCCTGCATTATAATGACATCTGAAATTGGTGTTCACAAATGGATGGAACACAACTTTTCCTGTATAAGAGACTTCAGGGAACTTAGCCTGTAACTTTAAGAGCAGCTGATATCATGCATATATAGTGCACGATATATATGCAAATAGTGTGAATATATATTTAAGTGTTACTATCCAAATGCAATAACATGTGTTGCCAGTTGGTGCTACTTCATGATTTAATTCATAGTCACTGGCAAGACCGatatcattcagtataaatgtTGGCAGCTGATATTCGTGTAATGACTTTACAAGTAGCATATTAGTCGTGTGTTAGTGATATTATCTACACACATGAACAATAtagttccattaaaggggttgttgagaGTTCAAGAAATTAAACTAGCTGCAGGAAATGTTATAAAGTAAAAGCACATCACTTCACCTGTTGAGTCGCCGGTGGTCCCCGTCAGTCTTTGTCCTAGAGCGGTACCGGCACattacctctgcagccaatcgctggcctcagTGGTCTCATATATTCTAGCAAATCCCTGAGGACAGTGATTAGTTCCATGGTATTACTATTGCCATACTGTGCATGATAAGctacacattatttttttttcttgacttgGTCATGAGTCTAGAGTCATCCATAAGTCATCGGCTAAAGTCATGTTTTGCCCAATCACATCTCATCTCATATTTATTATGCAGGATAGAGCCATACATGCATTAATGTACTCAAAGCACCAAATTGCCTAAGAAAGTcatttacatatttcagtgacGTGTCTATGATATTACTTTACTttcctatgaacttttcctatgaaCTCTCTTCTAGACAGTGTTGCCTTGGGAAACAAATGCAATATATTGTATTAGTATATTGTATTAGTAATGACTAAATGTtaatataatgttttttttaggaTAATtgtaaatatgttattttaactcATATGTGCATTTTGTATTCCATTGACTCTATCATGTCTGAAGTGCCTTACAATGAGCATACCATGAAGCTAAACAGTCATTCAGATGTGAACCGTGGTACTTACTGCAGCCATAACCATTTCATGCTAGTCTTGGCCGTAAATTATTCATATGCTATGGAAATGCACTTTGTGAGATCTTTAACATTTGCACTCAGTATTGTTGGCCTACCCATGCCAGAGTTGCCTTCAATGTACAATGTAGACATTTTTATTGGTAAATGCCCTCTTTATAACCATATTACTCATATTCAAAGCCAAAAGGACCAACAACTTTCTGTAGTATGTATGCATTAATATATTTGCAATTTTATTGCCCAGTTGTTTGTTCTTTTTGAATGAACTCAAATGGCTtcagaatttttatttatttgaatttttttcgcttcaataaaataaaaaatgaaaacaattgTGATCTTGTTTTTCTTTTACCAAATTTTTTTGGGAATGGTCTTCCCTCGTGCGAATCTCCCTTCCATTTAAAATGGGCTGGTAAGAAACAGTTAGTATTTCtttagttagaaaaaaaaaaaccctctgtaGAGTTATGGGGTCAGAAATAGATGTTGGGGCAACTATTTTGtttagagtgaaaaaaaaatcaccaatgaCCAGCAGCTCTCCCATTAATTGGTAGTATAATTTTAATGGGTTTTCTGGAGGTATACGGTAATAACAATGACTTAttctgaggagaggtcatcaacatCCAGAGCTTGAGActcccactaatcagctgattgaagcactcgagtgagcattgcggTTTCTTCTAAGGCCTGTGACTAGAAATGAGCAAACTTTACAGAAGTTTGTTCCGGCTGGTTCGCCGAATTTCGGAAAGAAAAGCTTGGTTTCAATTATTTCGAATGGAACCTTCAGCAATAATAATGATCCTGGCCAAATGGTGGTTGAGGTGGCTCAGcagttaacactgttgccttgcagtgttacGGTTTTAGGTTCAAATGCGATATCCTAGAACCCTAGAGCTGCAGGACAatagtgttaaccactgagccaccatgcttcttcccccttctcctcaataaatgtatgaattatataaataaaggtgattatgaaGAAGAAAGCATACAAACACAGAGAAAACATACAAA
This window contains:
- the SP7 gene encoding transcription factor Sp7, translated to MASPMLEEEARYVSSPLAMLTAACNKFGGSSPIRDTAPSSKGGGKKNYSPSNDFGASKLMGDGYSSAYLGGSNLMTPCGTPPAPSSYASDYGSFSHSFSTSSGCQEPKSLSTADCVPGVYTSLDVGHPYSSWYKTGIHHPSISGSPPGTGGAWWDMHSNSNWLGNQSQTEGLTASVPPVTSPTGMSNQYSSEYTTLTPATYPVGFPSISPSSSPSPSAHLLSSPQHSLGPDMYKPKLLTASPLLETPGPLKPQRASSYGSTGRPSCDCPNCQELERLGASAASLKRKPVHSCHIPGCGKVYGKASHLKAHLRWHTGERPFVCNWLFCGKRFTRSDELERHVRTHTREKKFTCPLCAKRFTRSDHLSKHQRSHVEQNSAKEGTIQGDGGGAAVEAPGDEGSGATEASTVGGSQDRASSSPGQGGLLEI